The following proteins come from a genomic window of Candidatus Delongbacteria bacterium:
- a CDS encoding carbohydrate-binding family 9-like protein, which produces MKKIVSLLLFTVLCIWAFDKPKTKFDPEKYVVYKTEKPILMDGKVDDSVWLEVPWTNNFVDIEGELKPLPHFKTRVKMLYDDSYFYFAAELEEPHIWAKLKERDSVIYYDNDFEIFIDPDGDTFNYYELEVNAFATEWDLLLTAPYRDRGCHAIDSWDIAGLITKVHHYGTINNPSDLDEKWSVEIAIPWKVLEEAANHGGIPHNGEQWRINFSRVQWDTEVVNGEYVKKLDENGKSLPERNWVWSPQGLIAMHCPERWGFVQFSENSPNNPTKFVDDKNEDIKQQLRKLYYLQRDYKDSFNNYTGDIEKFVKQIQIDNPNFNPDFFMMDKYWIAKQKGSDGKVWFISDDGRIWSD; this is translated from the coding sequence ATGAAAAAAATCGTTTCATTATTACTGTTCACAGTATTGTGTATTTGGGCATTTGATAAACCTAAAACTAAGTTCGATCCAGAGAAGTATGTTGTTTATAAAACGGAAAAACCAATACTAATGGATGGAAAAGTTGATGACTCTGTATGGCTGGAAGTTCCCTGGACAAATAATTTTGTGGATATTGAAGGTGAGTTAAAGCCACTTCCACATTTTAAAACCAGAGTTAAAATGCTATATGACGATAGTTATTTTTACTTTGCAGCAGAACTGGAAGAGCCTCACATATGGGCTAAACTTAAAGAAAGAGATTCAGTTATATATTATGATAATGACTTTGAAATTTTCATTGATCCAGACGGGGACACTTTCAATTATTATGAATTAGAGGTAAATGCATTTGCTACAGAGTGGGATCTTCTCTTAACAGCACCTTACAGAGATAGAGGATGTCATGCTATCGATAGTTGGGATATAGCTGGATTGATTACTAAAGTACATCATTATGGCACAATAAATAATCCTAGTGATTTAGACGAAAAATGGTCAGTTGAAATTGCTATACCGTGGAAAGTATTGGAGGAAGCTGCGAATCATGGAGGAATTCCACATAATGGAGAGCAATGGAGAATAAATTTCTCAAGAGTTCAATGGGATACTGAAGTTGTGAATGGTGAATATGTAAAAAAATTGGATGAAAATGGTAAAAGCTTACCTGAGAGAAATTGGGTATGGTCACCTCAGGGACTTATAGCAATGCATTGTCCCGAAAGATGGGGTTTTGTACAATTCTCTGAAAATTCTCCAAACAATCCTACAAAATTTGTAGACGATAAAAATGAGGATATTAAGCAACAGTTAAGAAAATTATATTATCTGCAAAGGGATTACAAGGATAGTTTCAATAATTATACGGGTGATATTGAGAAGTTCGTTAAACAGATACAGATTGATAATCCAAATTTTAATCCGGATTTTTTTATGATGGATAAATACTGGATAGCCAAACAAAAAGGAAGTGATGGAAAAGTGTGGTTTATTTCTGATGATGGACGGATTTGGTCAGATTAA
- a CDS encoding amidohydrolase, with translation MNKADIIITNGKILTVDKEMNYYDKGFLAISGSDITFIGRDDELPKWTAEKIIDAEGGIVMPGLVNTHCHAPMTILRGYADDYPLMDWLNNYIWPVEREFTNKETVKLGTELAVLEMIKSGTTTFNDMYFFEDEVAKVCKSAGMRAVLGEGLMDLVTVSGEMNLELLEKYKGDELITAAVVNHAPYTCSAELMSKSRKLSDVYNVPYHIHLSETKKEFDDILKDKGLSPVGYLESIGALNDKTVAVHSVHLTDDDLEIYKRNGVGVAHNPESNLKLASGVARIPEMMKMGIKVGIGTDGCASNNNLDMFEEISTAAKLHKTISDDPTVMKAEDVVRIATLGGAEVLSLSDKIGSIEIGKKADIIIIDIDKPHLTPMYNPYSHLVYSINGGDVRDTIINGKLVMENRVVKTLDEKRILNEINQLADKIKKFKK, from the coding sequence ATGAATAAAGCTGATATAATCATAACTAATGGTAAGATTCTTACTGTCGATAAAGAGATGAACTACTACGATAAAGGATTTCTTGCAATTAGCGGTTCTGATATCACTTTTATCGGTAGAGACGATGAATTACCAAAATGGACTGCAGAAAAAATTATTGACGCAGAAGGTGGAATTGTAATGCCTGGTTTGGTAAATACTCACTGCCATGCACCTATGACAATTCTAAGAGGATATGCGGATGATTACCCTTTAATGGATTGGCTAAATAATTATATTTGGCCGGTAGAAAGAGAATTTACCAATAAAGAGACGGTAAAATTAGGTACAGAATTAGCTGTTCTCGAAATGATCAAGTCAGGTACGACAACTTTTAACGATATGTATTTTTTTGAGGATGAAGTAGCAAAAGTTTGTAAATCTGCCGGTATGAGAGCTGTTCTTGGAGAAGGTCTAATGGATCTTGTTACTGTTAGTGGTGAAATGAATCTTGAACTTCTGGAAAAATACAAAGGTGATGAATTAATTACTGCAGCTGTTGTAAATCATGCTCCATACACTTGTTCTGCTGAATTGATGAGCAAATCCAGAAAATTGTCAGATGTATATAATGTCCCTTACCATATTCACCTTTCGGAAACGAAAAAAGAGTTTGATGATATTTTGAAAGATAAAGGTTTATCTCCTGTAGGATACCTAGAAAGCATTGGTGCTTTAAATGATAAAACTGTCGCTGTTCATTCGGTTCATTTGACAGATGATGATCTTGAGATTTACAAAAGAAATGGTGTTGGAGTAGCCCATAATCCTGAAAGTAATCTAAAGCTTGCTAGTGGTGTTGCCAGAATTCCAGAAATGATGAAAATGGGTATTAAAGTTGGTATTGGAACTGACGGTTGTGCTTCAAATAATAATCTTGATATGTTTGAAGAAATTTCTACAGCTGCTAAATTGCATAAAACTATTTCAGATGATCCTACTGTAATGAAAGCTGAAGATGTTGTTAGAATAGCTACTCTTGGTGGAGCAGAAGTACTTTCACTTTCTGATAAAATTGGATCTATCGAAATTGGGAAAAAAGCTGATATTATCATTATTGATATAGATAAGCCTCACTTAACCCCAATGTATAATCCATATTCGCATTTGGTATATTCTATCAATGGTGGCGATGTGAGAGATACTATAATTAATGGTAAACTTGTGATGGAAAACAGAGTTGTAAAAACTCTTGATGAGAAAAGAATTCTCAATGAGATAAATCAGTTAGCAGATAAGATTAAAAAATTTAAGAAATAG
- the secG gene encoding preprotein translocase subunit SecG, producing MYNLLIFLLIVNAVMVVLAILMQSDKGGGLSGSAFGGGESLSSTFGSRESANFLNKATIFLVVSFFVLSIAISLMSKIEFNENVIKTNNIIMNMDESNPASKLPPVDGNVLDTKTEKSEDIKLPEPTKKEEGK from the coding sequence ATGTATAATTTGTTAATTTTTCTTCTAATTGTGAATGCTGTAATGGTTGTTTTGGCGATTTTAATGCAAAGTGACAAAGGCGGTGGTTTATCAGGGTCTGCTTTTGGTGGTGGAGAATCTTTAAGTTCAACTTTTGGTTCCAGAGAGTCTGCTAATTTTCTTAACAAAGCAACTATATTTTTAGTTGTTTCTTTCTTTGTACTTTCGATCGCGATATCTTTGATGTCAAAAATTGAGTTTAATGAAAATGTTATTAAAACCAATAATATAATTATGAACATGGACGAGTCAAATCCAGCTTCCAAATTACCTCCAGTTGATGGTAATGTTCTAGATACAAAAACTGAAAAAAGCGAAGATATTAAACTTCCTGAGCCTACTAAAAAGGAAGAAGGAAAATAA
- a CDS encoding PAS domain S-box protein, whose protein sequence is MPGAKESRVAHRKKYSLLIFILILIFLVFTVTLVLFRIFLNNLVDVEQNRLNLEVKQISLSLENKLLSLNNLEDNWSDSIQHDFIIGLIEISSLGRIDTLFKGENLEILNIDFNMFARSGEEIVPQLLKNGDLNYLIYPKRINDNFYLYIISVDSILNSELNNLSQLNKRELYIISHYSEIVYTNAQDLINVNFSNSIFPFKDLYGSVMYKQNGFYLDKENNVLLSWNHIEKSKFPVIVLMKSTNDSILIYFYNLQNSLIFIFFIITIVIILIFHFYDRLKIISHNAKELENAVVDTDNNNIDDEIIPNGKESTHDLENEIKKILDLNENLLRIMAEGVIIEDKNGNITYTNDSFSRMTGYLSDDVKGRHWAYIVSEESVLIVKNAIKRRNENTPNEKYEIEIRGKNGLNIDVVVAASELYHDNIFIGRIIILTDISEQKRSKIEILKLNKFLRYVIDNASVWINVLDASNKVVLWNQAAEYISGYSKSEVLGRQGITHYIYPEKAYRSFVTRQVEKIITDKGIVEDLETVIVTKKGTKKTISWYSKKLVDANGNYNGSLSMGIDVTDKNEAFKRNQYYSQMQTNLLQILKQISSSLDLDIVLNSIAGNARIFVNAKSCGIFMLDSTGEILISKANSGDVIKFIDSDSGTPLNQEIKKSVVLEMKSILVNNIEDYPELEDIRKDSTSIIISPIRDEEKLFGLIYLLRDNKKFIEEDVVLIETFAAYAFIALKNARNYEMMEKEIKNREEREKLAAQSHKMEVLGSMAAGIAHDINNALTGITGTTSLLKKMLEGENQSVLKGLKSRIETLSNSADKIKDTVLNIQNFYRKDLIDNNKIVNLKKIIKIVHDLCKMTLDKAVKIDVSYCSEECFSNVSKSELEQSLHNLCINASHSMTLMRDDGRWGGLIRIIIRKVYEPTEYKEFLQSDTIYNVIEVEDSGVGISHENLINIFTPFFTTKSLKKGTGMGLFNVKKFVEKSNGYIFVKSEIGKGSKFSMYLPDSGKEEDKSSSSEYSLDFQKFEGVALVCDDEEVVRTMLKDILTNFGIRVITAENGEEAINKFTQWKPALDYVFFDLSMPEMDGSKLFSEFIKMDQEKMYFLITGYQEDERIDLMKQMGLNFIIKKPFDTTSVYESIKSATVNCNS, encoded by the coding sequence ATGCCAGGTGCTAAAGAGAGTCGGGTAGCTCACAGAAAAAAATATTCTTTATTAATATTTATACTGATTTTAATTTTTCTTGTTTTTACTGTCACTCTAGTTTTATTTAGAATTTTTTTAAATAATCTAGTTGATGTGGAGCAAAATCGTTTAAACTTAGAGGTTAAACAGATAAGTTTATCACTAGAAAACAAGTTATTGTCCCTAAATAATCTGGAAGATAATTGGAGTGATTCCATTCAGCATGATTTTATTATAGGTTTAATAGAGATAAGTTCATTAGGACGTATTGACACTCTATTCAAAGGAGAAAATCTTGAAATACTAAATATAGATTTTAATATGTTTGCTAGATCTGGTGAGGAAATAGTTCCTCAATTATTAAAAAATGGGGATTTGAATTATTTAATCTATCCTAAAAGAATAAATGATAATTTTTATTTATACATAATAAGCGTAGATAGTATTCTCAATAGTGAGTTAAATAACTTATCTCAATTAAATAAGAGAGAGCTGTACATTATCTCCCATTATTCTGAAATAGTTTATACTAATGCCCAAGATTTGATCAATGTCAACTTCTCAAACAGCATTTTTCCATTTAAGGATCTATATGGTAGTGTGATGTATAAACAAAATGGTTTTTATTTGGATAAAGAGAATAACGTATTACTAAGCTGGAATCATATTGAAAAATCAAAATTTCCAGTAATTGTATTGATGAAATCAACTAACGATTCAATCTTAATCTATTTTTATAATTTACAAAATAGTCTAATCTTTATATTTTTTATTATCACGATTGTTATCATTTTAATATTTCATTTTTATGACAGACTAAAAATAATATCTCATAATGCGAAAGAATTAGAAAATGCTGTTGTGGATACAGATAATAATAATATCGATGATGAGATAATTCCTAATGGCAAAGAATCAACTCACGATTTAGAGAACGAAATTAAGAAAATCTTGGACCTAAATGAAAATCTATTGAGGATTATGGCAGAAGGAGTAATTATTGAAGATAAGAACGGAAATATTACCTATACAAATGATTCCTTTTCGAGAATGACAGGATACTTAAGTGATGATGTAAAAGGGAGGCATTGGGCTTATATTGTAAGTGAGGAAAGCGTTTTAATAGTCAAAAATGCTATTAAGAGAAGAAATGAAAACACTCCAAATGAAAAATACGAAATTGAAATCCGTGGAAAAAACGGATTAAATATAGATGTTGTCGTAGCGGCAAGTGAACTCTATCATGATAATATCTTCATTGGACGAATAATTATTCTTACTGACATTAGCGAGCAAAAAAGATCCAAAATAGAGATTTTGAAACTGAATAAATTTTTAAGATATGTAATTGATAATGCTTCAGTATGGATTAATGTGCTTGATGCTTCCAACAAGGTTGTTTTATGGAATCAGGCTGCTGAATACATTTCAGGTTATTCGAAATCTGAAGTCTTGGGACGGCAAGGTATAACACATTATATCTATCCAGAAAAGGCGTACAGAAGTTTTGTAACAAGACAGGTCGAAAAAATTATTACAGATAAGGGTATAGTTGAAGATCTTGAGACAGTAATAGTAACAAAAAAGGGCACAAAAAAAACAATTTCTTGGTACTCAAAAAAATTAGTGGATGCCAATGGTAACTATAACGGTTCATTATCCATGGGCATTGATGTTACTGATAAAAATGAAGCGTTTAAGAGAAATCAATATTATTCACAGATGCAAACTAATTTATTACAGATTTTGAAACAGATTAGTAGTTCCCTAGATTTAGATATTGTATTAAACAGTATAGCTGGGAATGCACGTATTTTTGTTAATGCTAAAAGTTGTGGCATATTCATGTTAGATAGTACTGGTGAGATTTTGATATCAAAAGCTAATTCTGGAGATGTTATAAAGTTTATTGATTCTGATTCAGGAACACCTTTGAATCAAGAGATTAAGAAATCTGTAGTTTTAGAAATGAAGTCGATTTTGGTAAACAATATCGAGGATTATCCCGAACTCGAAGATATAAGAAAAGATAGTACGAGCATAATAATCTCTCCCATCAGAGATGAAGAAAAACTTTTTGGCTTGATTTATCTATTGAGAGATAATAAAAAGTTTATCGAGGAAGATGTTGTATTGATAGAAACTTTTGCAGCTTACGCTTTTATTGCTTTAAAAAATGCTAGAAATTATGAAATGATGGAAAAGGAGATAAAAAATAGAGAAGAAAGAGAGAAACTAGCAGCTCAATCTCATAAAATGGAGGTTTTAGGCTCAATGGCTGCTGGAATCGCACACGATATTAATAATGCTCTAACAGGAATAACTGGTACAACTTCACTATTAAAAAAAATGCTTGAAGGTGAAAATCAATCGGTTTTAAAAGGTTTGAAGAGTAGAATAGAAACACTTTCAAATTCTGCTGATAAGATCAAAGATACAGTTTTGAATATTCAAAATTTTTATAGAAAAGATTTAATAGATAATAATAAAATAGTAAATTTGAAAAAAATTATAAAAATTGTTCATGACTTATGTAAGATGACTCTGGATAAAGCTGTAAAAATTGATGTTTCATACTGTAGTGAAGAGTGTTTTTCCAATGTAAGCAAATCAGAATTGGAGCAATCTCTTCACAATTTATGTATAAATGCATCACATTCGATGACATTGATGAGAGATGACGGAAGATGGGGTGGTTTAATTCGGATTATTATTAGAAAAGTATATGAGCCTACTGAATATAAAGAATTTTTACAATCAGATACTATATACAACGTGATTGAAGTAGAAGATAGCGGTGTTGGAATTTCTCATGAAAATCTGATTAATATTTTTACTCCATTTTTTACAACAAAATCCCTCAAAAAAGGCACTGGTATGGGGCTTTTTAATGTGAAGAAATTTGTTGAAAAGAGTAATGGTTATATATTTGTAAAATCTGAAATTGGAAAAGGTTCCAAGTTTAGTATGTATCTTCCAGACTCTGGAAAAGAGGAGGATAAATCAAGTAGTAGTGAGTATTCTTTAGATTTTCAGAAATTTGAAGGTGTTGCTCTAGTATGTGATGATGAAGAAGTTGTTAGAACTATGCTGAAAGATATTCTGACAAACTTTGGTATTAGGGTAATCACTGCTGAGAATGGGGAAGAGGCTATCAATAAGTTCACACAATGGAAACCAGCTCTTGATTATGTTTTCTTTGATTTGTCGATGCCAGAAATGGATGGGAGTAAGTTATTTTCCGAGTTCATAAAAATGGATCAGGAGAAAATGTATTTTCTCATTACAGGTTATCAAGAAGATGAAAGAATAGACTTAATGAAACAAATGGGTTTAAATTTTATAATTAAAAAACCATTTGACACGACAAGTGTTTATGAGTCAATTAAAAGTGCCACAGTAAATTGTAATTCCTAA
- a CDS encoding Hsp70 family protein, translating to MKIVGIDLGTTNSAIAVLNEFGKAEIIPNKEGERITPSVVLFDGDNIIIGTIAKQSAVADPENTVSHIKSQMGNPDYIFIHKDMEFSPEDISAMILRKLIDDAEEYLEEKITDVVITVPAYFDDKQRKATMDAGEIAGVKVRQILNEPTAAALTFGLEKDDNSTVMVYDFGGGTFDVTIMKISGPKFDVIASDGDRKLGGNDFDDRLMNYLNEQFLAECGIDLLSDPVLMQDLRMKSENAKKTLSSKKSVNVYLSAQGKSSKIEITREKFRELIADLIARTELHLEAVLQDAKMDWSQIDHILLVGGTTRVPAVSERLRAISGKEPVTSLNPDEAVALGAAIQSGLIMLKGEERDQLSDMVKMKLDKMEVNDVTSHSFGAITLDDYNKKRNAIIIPKNSKIPIKKSQIFYTTVPGQTSVTLTVIQGEDTDPEYCTEIGKTTLSFPSKPINSPIIFNYEYDINGIIQATAKDPDSGEKSVIKIQKVGELSGDEVRMKSDTLKEIMPKRRDFIPSEEYASTVSGSINDNSIDEGDNVVSEIFEIKENLISEEDLLELDALDKEIEREASFSKESASFAIDSKIKKQTNELIDDDEDEEELVLIKRDDSVNLTDSDLMNIDSNPLIDNLSDSFSEEELLEDSDKPRIFVDESDIIKNEMDETQKKSFSVDDDILELDEDEDVISTNSTIMDWISDEDEDKQ from the coding sequence ATGAAAATTGTTGGAATTGACTTAGGAACTACAAACTCTGCCATTGCCGTGCTGAACGAATTTGGTAAAGCTGAAATTATTCCTAATAAGGAAGGTGAAAGAATCACTCCTTCGGTAGTACTTTTTGATGGTGACAATATCATCATAGGTACTATTGCTAAACAATCTGCAGTTGCTGATCCCGAAAATACTGTTTCACATATCAAATCACAAATGGGTAATCCTGATTATATATTTATTCATAAAGATATGGAGTTTTCTCCTGAAGATATTTCAGCTATGATTTTAAGAAAACTTATTGATGATGCAGAAGAATACCTTGAAGAAAAAATTACAGATGTCGTAATTACAGTTCCAGCATATTTTGATGATAAACAAAGAAAAGCAACAATGGATGCGGGTGAAATAGCCGGTGTAAAAGTAAGACAAATTCTAAATGAACCAACAGCCGCAGCTCTAACTTTTGGATTGGAAAAAGATGATAACTCAACGGTAATGGTTTATGATTTTGGTGGCGGTACTTTTGACGTAACGATCATGAAAATTAGTGGTCCAAAGTTTGATGTAATCGCCAGTGATGGAGATAGAAAACTTGGCGGTAACGATTTTGATGATAGGCTAATGAATTATCTTAACGAACAATTTTTGGCTGAATGTGGAATTGATCTTTTAAGTGATCCTGTTCTAATGCAAGATCTTCGAATGAAATCAGAAAACGCAAAGAAAACATTATCTTCAAAAAAATCGGTCAATGTCTATCTTTCTGCCCAAGGTAAGTCATCAAAGATTGAGATTACCAGAGAAAAATTCCGTGAACTTATAGCTGATTTAATAGCTAGAACAGAATTGCATTTGGAAGCCGTATTGCAAGATGCAAAAATGGATTGGTCTCAAATAGATCATATTCTTTTGGTTGGTGGAACCACAAGAGTTCCTGCTGTTTCTGAACGTTTAAGAGCTATTAGTGGTAAAGAACCTGTTACCAGCTTAAATCCTGACGAAGCAGTAGCTTTGGGTGCAGCTATTCAATCTGGACTCATTATGTTAAAAGGTGAAGAAAGAGATCAATTATCAGATATGGTGAAAATGAAGCTTGATAAGATGGAAGTTAATGATGTTACATCTCACAGCTTTGGAGCTATCACTTTAGATGATTATAACAAAAAAAGAAATGCCATAATTATTCCTAAAAACAGTAAAATTCCTATTAAAAAGAGTCAAATATTTTATACAACCGTCCCAGGTCAGACATCTGTAACATTGACTGTAATTCAAGGTGAAGATACTGATCCTGAGTATTGTACAGAAATCGGAAAAACAACATTAAGCTTCCCATCAAAACCTATAAATTCCCCTATAATATTTAATTATGAATACGACATAAATGGTATTATTCAAGCTACAGCTAAAGACCCTGATAGTGGAGAAAAATCTGTAATTAAAATCCAAAAAGTTGGAGAACTGTCTGGTGACGAAGTTAGAATGAAATCAGATACATTGAAAGAGATAATGCCAAAAAGAAGAGATTTTATTCCATCTGAAGAGTATGCTTCAACTGTATCCGGCTCGATTAATGATAATAGTATTGACGAAGGAGATAATGTTGTTTCAGAGATTTTTGAAATTAAAGAAAATCTGATAAGTGAAGAGGATCTTTTAGAATTGGATGCGTTAGATAAAGAGATTGAAAGAGAAGCATCTTTTTCAAAAGAGAGTGCAAGTTTCGCTATTGACAGTAAAATTAAAAAACAGACCAATGAATTAATTGACGATGATGAAGATGAAGAAGAGCTTGTCTTGATTAAAAGAGATGATTCTGTAAATTTAACTGATAGCGACTTAATGAATATTGACTCAAATCCACTTATTGACAATCTAAGCGACTCCTTTTCTGAAGAAGAGCTTTTAGAAGATTCAGACAAACCAAGAATCTTTGTTGATGAAAGTGACATCATCAAAAATGAGATGGATGAGACACAAAAAAAATCATTTTCTGTAGATGATGATATCCTCGAACTTGATGAAGATGAAGATGTAATTTCTACTAATAGCACGATCATGGACTGGATTTCTGATGAAGATGAAGATAAACAATAA
- the grpE gene encoding nucleotide exchange factor GrpE, whose translation MNTIDHEQNEQDLNSKKINSNTETYFDEILSEINRTGFYSELEDLDKEMMPGIDELWTSGNKVDNYSTTQLSPKIEEEFSKINMDISEIKNSLANLSQFFKNQKNTESSSINDLNSNLIIFKNDFDDSQEKLVNYVSELGNETKIRDRAFEKLYEQLEMYKKNFYFSLLKPFITDLVLFYDRINENLNNSFVDENYLSTLIMFKEELLEILFRNGIVPIEKSEPGDKFDPRKSNAIKRIYTEDKNLDQCVEKVLLEGFTFEDKQFRPETVVIYKYKKNEEEDSESKSESFDELDEILDNEQNHEVEK comes from the coding sequence ATGAACACTATTGATCATGAACAAAACGAACAGGATTTGAACTCAAAAAAAATAAATTCAAATACAGAAACTTATTTTGATGAAATTCTCAGCGAGATAAACAGAACTGGATTTTATTCAGAACTTGAAGATCTTGATAAGGAGATGATGCCGGGAATTGATGAGTTATGGACCAGTGGTAACAAAGTTGACAATTATTCTACTACTCAATTATCTCCAAAAATTGAAGAGGAGTTTTCTAAGATAAACATGGATATCAGTGAGATAAAAAACAGCTTGGCAAACCTTTCTCAGTTTTTTAAGAATCAGAAAAACACTGAATCATCTTCGATAAACGACCTAAACAGTAACCTGATAATTTTCAAAAATGATTTTGATGATAGTCAAGAAAAGCTGGTTAACTATGTTAGTGAACTTGGAAATGAGACAAAAATTAGAGATAGAGCATTCGAAAAATTGTATGAACAATTAGAAATGTACAAAAAAAATTTCTATTTTTCTTTATTGAAACCTTTTATCACAGATCTAGTTCTTTTTTACGACAGAATTAACGAAAATTTAAATAACTCTTTTGTAGATGAAAACTATCTGTCTACCTTAATCATGTTCAAAGAAGAGTTGTTGGAAATACTTTTTAGAAACGGTATCGTACCAATTGAAAAAAGTGAGCCAGGTGATAAGTTTGATCCAAGAAAAAGTAATGCAATTAAGAGGATTTACACAGAAGATAAAAATCTTGATCAATGTGTTGAGAAAGTACTCCTTGAAGGTTTTACTTTCGAAGACAAGCAATTTAGACCTGAGACAGTTGTGATATATAAGTACAAAAAAAATGAAGAAGAAGACTCCGAAAGCAAATCAGAAAGCTTCGATGAGTTAGATGAAATCCTTGATAATGAACAAAACCATGAAGTAGAGAAATAA
- a CDS encoding tetratricopeptide repeat protein: MLSLFKNNKKNEKQKKIEESEMYFRAGVAYFEKKDLINSKRSFEKAILLNPENSDAIHNLKVVMKKILIEKKKNLRKSQMLNGSLNKESINNITKNKFGISSQEKKDIDDKQLSLPNPDELSRNQILKILELPSDAVEEMIKEKINNEFKRWRTKVNTSDLKKRYEAETMLSILSKARRVLIK; encoded by the coding sequence ATGTTATCACTATTTAAAAATAATAAAAAAAACGAAAAACAGAAGAAGATTGAAGAGAGCGAGATGTACTTCAGAGCTGGAGTGGCATACTTTGAAAAAAAGGATTTGATCAATAGTAAAAGAAGTTTTGAAAAAGCCATATTACTGAATCCAGAAAATAGTGATGCAATTCATAATTTAAAAGTTGTTATGAAAAAAATTTTGATTGAAAAGAAAAAAAATCTTAGAAAAAGTCAGATGCTTAATGGTTCACTAAATAAAGAGAGTATTAACAATATCACAAAAAACAAATTTGGTATTTCATCGCAAGAGAAAAAAGATATCGATGACAAGCAATTATCTTTACCAAATCCTGATGAGTTAAGTAGAAATCAGATCTTGAAAATACTGGAATTACCTTCTGATGCCGTTGAAGAAATGATTAAAGAAAAAATCAATAACGAATTTAAAAGATGGAGAACAAAAGTTAACACATCCGATCTTAAAAAAAGATATGAGGCAGAAACTATGCTTTCTATTCTTTCTAAAGCAAGAAGAGTATTAATAAAATAA